A single window of Streptomyces griseoviridis DNA harbors:
- a CDS encoding carbohydrate ABC transporter permease, translating into MTTILEKSTPPVPPSPAVRRRASGRGGDGPTRHSRRTKALVLGGLVFFTLYSLAPIWWLVVSATKNQSDLYTTNGLWFSDFHFTDNLRQLFTYQDGIFLKWLWNTVFYGVVGTVGMTVVCVACGYALAMYRFRGRSVLMGCVIGSFLVPHALLTIPSFLLYTDLRMVDTPWAIIVPSFFNAFSVYLAKVYAEGAIPPELLEAARIDGAGEYRIFLTVGARLMSTGAATIFLLGFVGSWNSFFGPLVFLRTPEKWTVMVGLYSWLKVKVDNSADLTGMVVVGSLISLIPMVALMISMQRYWRSGVTLGSLK; encoded by the coding sequence ATGACCACGATCCTGGAGAAGTCCACGCCGCCCGTACCGCCCTCCCCCGCCGTCCGCCGCAGGGCGAGCGGCCGGGGCGGCGACGGCCCCACCCGGCACAGCCGGCGCACCAAGGCCCTGGTCCTCGGCGGTCTGGTGTTCTTCACCCTCTACTCGCTGGCCCCGATCTGGTGGCTGGTCGTCTCCGCGACCAAGAACCAGTCGGACCTGTACACCACCAACGGGCTCTGGTTCTCGGACTTCCATTTCACCGACAACCTGCGGCAGTTGTTCACCTACCAGGACGGCATCTTCCTCAAGTGGCTCTGGAACACGGTGTTCTACGGCGTCGTCGGCACGGTGGGGATGACCGTGGTCTGCGTCGCCTGCGGGTACGCCCTGGCGATGTACCGGTTCCGGGGGCGCAGTGTCCTCATGGGCTGCGTCATCGGCTCGTTCCTGGTGCCGCACGCGCTGCTGACCATCCCGTCGTTCCTGCTCTACACGGACCTGCGGATGGTGGACACCCCGTGGGCGATCATCGTGCCGAGCTTCTTCAACGCCTTCTCGGTCTATCTCGCGAAGGTGTACGCGGAGGGCGCGATCCCGCCCGAACTGCTGGAGGCCGCCCGGATCGACGGGGCCGGCGAGTACCGCATCTTCCTCACGGTCGGCGCCCGGCTGATGTCCACCGGCGCGGCGACGATCTTCCTGCTGGGCTTCGTCGGCTCCTGGAACTCGTTCTTCGGGCCGCTGGTGTTCCTGCGCACGCCGGAGAAGTGGACCGTCATGGTCGGCCTGTACTCGTGGCTGAAGGTCAAGGTCGACAACTCCGCCGACCTGACCGGGATGGTCGTCGTCGGGTCGCTGATCTCGCTGATCCCGATGGTGGCCCTGATGATCTCCATGCAGCGGTACTGGCGCTCGGGCGTCACGCTCGGCAGCCTCAAGTGA
- a CDS encoding carbohydrate ABC transporter permease: MALPTHPQARIPRLGWQRVMALKGASLTVPFFLGFALFTVVPMAMALKESLYAEKGSGLGFGAKTVEFVGFDNVAEGFADGRFWASMLRVALFAVISIPLIQVVSIGLALLLDAAAQRVADRFRIPLLLPYMIPGIVATLIWIYLYSPAVGPLTPFFHLFGVDADFYSGDLVWVSIGNLMAWSGIGFNMLIVYAALRSVDESVYDAARIDGASELRIAWSIKVPLVRRSLVLTTVLSIIGTLQIFSDTMLFKSMAPETITRDFTPIMAIYDWAFQQGDFAYASALSIVLALVVGTASAIFYRLTNKAPTS, from the coding sequence ATGGCCCTTCCCACCCACCCGCAGGCCCGCATCCCGCGCCTGGGCTGGCAGCGCGTCATGGCGCTCAAGGGCGCCTCCCTCACCGTCCCCTTCTTTCTCGGGTTCGCCCTGTTCACCGTGGTCCCGATGGCCATGGCGCTCAAGGAGAGCCTGTACGCCGAGAAGGGGTCGGGCCTCGGATTCGGCGCGAAGACGGTCGAGTTCGTCGGCTTCGACAACGTCGCCGAGGGGTTCGCGGACGGACGGTTCTGGGCGTCGATGCTGCGCGTCGCCCTCTTCGCGGTGATCAGCATCCCGCTGATCCAGGTGGTCAGCATCGGTCTCGCGCTGCTGCTCGACGCCGCCGCGCAGCGGGTCGCGGACCGCTTCCGCATCCCGCTGCTGCTGCCCTACATGATTCCCGGCATCGTCGCGACGCTCATCTGGATCTACCTGTACAGCCCGGCGGTCGGCCCGCTCACGCCGTTCTTCCATCTCTTCGGCGTCGACGCCGACTTCTACAGCGGCGACCTGGTCTGGGTGTCCATCGGCAACCTGATGGCCTGGAGCGGCATCGGCTTCAACATGCTGATCGTGTACGCCGCGCTGCGCTCCGTCGACGAGAGCGTCTACGACGCCGCCCGCATCGACGGCGCCTCGGAGCTGCGGATCGCCTGGTCCATCAAGGTTCCGCTGGTGCGGCGTTCGCTGGTGCTCACCACGGTGCTGAGCATCATCGGCACCCTCCAGATCTTCAGCGACACCATGCTCTTCAAGTCGATGGCCCCGGAGACGATCACCCGCGACTTCACGCCGATCATGGCGATCTACGACTGGGCGTTCCAGCAGGGTGACTTCGCGTACGCGTCGGCGCTGTCGATCGTTCTCGCGCTGGTCGTCGGCACCGCCTCGGCGATCTTCTACCGGCTCACGAACAAGGCGCCCACCTCATGA